TTGCTTGATTGATAATATAGCTAACTtatttaatctttcttgagaTATTGTTGATCTTAGATAAGATTTTACAAAGTAATAGAAGTGGAGTATAGAAatattgaaagtttaaaagtatTGCTGAACACTTGAACTAGTAAAATCTTAGAAAAAGAAGGTGAGTAATAAAATTTTGGAGAAAGAAGTGAGTAAGAATATATAAGAGAAACACAAAAGAATATGTAGGGTTTTCTGAAATATGGAGAGAATGAAACAAAAGAAAGATTGACTTGACAAATTAAGGAACAAAAGGCAAAATTTTTAATAGAGTAAAAAATAGAAAACTAAAAGTTATGAAAACTATTCATCTACACATTTTTAAGTCagtcaaattattattttatttatatatctaaaaaaattctttcctttatattaaaaactCTAGTTTTgcattaaaaatactaaatattattttttaaatacctatgaacctattaattttttaaaatgaggCTCCCTAAATTTGGGAGCTAAGGCACAAGCCTTACTCCACATAAGGTTGGAGCCGGCCTGCAGTTACCATGATCTGGACATCACCATAATCAAAATGAAATTACGATTAGAAAATATGAAAGAAATTGGATCGTCTAAAAAAGGAAGGGGCATTCCGAGAATTGAACTCGGGACCTCTCGCACCCTAAGCGAGAATCATACCACTAGACCAAATGCCCAACTCGTTtgtacaaaaagaaaataatatatattgtaCTAGCCAACTGATGAAGGAACCCAAAAACCTTTCTGGAAAGCGGAGATTCCAGTTGTGGGTTTTTGCATCAGAATTGACGATGCCAAGAGGAGCCCTTTTTCGCTTGGTTCGATCTCAAGCGAATTATCTAAAATCCAGGAATTTCCAATCAGGTTTTGCGTTTAATCCTCTTCTAGCTCTTTTTACCAGTTTCATTTCTGTATAATTTCCCcttctatttaattttttctgtGTCCACATATATATTTGGTCACTAGGAAAGAAAATGAATGCAAGAAACACCCTTCTCTTTATCTTTTCGTGCCCTCCCCCATTACAAATGGTTTGATGACTCCAGTTTTTGCTTTTAATAAATGCTGAACTCTTAGTTCCGCATATTTAGGACTTGAGAATTGGGACGGATCATGAGTATTAGATGGCAATATTCATATTTGACTCTAAATTTCTTTAGAAACATATTTGTGGAAAGGAAAGCATGATTCTTTGAGGTGAAACTTGGAATAGCTATAAATGGAACTTCTGGTTTATTGCAGTTTGTTATTGTAGATTCTCAGCCCTAATTCTAACTTATTTTTATtcctaacagcttgtttggatggttgttatgtatcgtttcataatgtaccgtatcgtattgtattatattgtactgTGTTGTTTTGATGTATACAATGTAtgaatagattgtattgtttgccgTTGTTTCACGATGTCATGAAcaataatatgaagaataaatttgcaattttataaagaaaaagtaaCGTACGAGgtagaattactatataaaaaggtagggtaaaggataaaatagtattatttaataataatgaagggcaAGATGGGAGAAAAAATAAGGTAACGACGTGACCACAcgaaatcggtcgttacataaagtggcacttcTCGTCGTTATGAATGACGAATTTAACGatatgatacaataaaatttaagtaacaaccaaaacaaactgtgtatttaaagtaacaatacaatacaatacaatacaataggtaacaactaTCCAAAAAGCTAAATTTTATGTTTTAGGGATGTCAAATGCTGGACTTTGCTCGTTTTCTTTCTGGCCTTTTCTTGTGATGAATTTGTATAGATTGGCCTTTCCTCGCTTTTTTCATACCATTCCTTGGTGAATTTTTATTTTCAGCCTCTCTGTTTATGTTAGAATATCAAATTTTTACCAAGATCTGTCAAATATTCAGATCAATTCGTTAACTACTTATTTTTTGTAAACCTTAGCTACAACATCTCACATCCGTTTCTGCCTCTCGCTTTATTTACTCTATGTTTGATGACTTGTTCATGATGATTGTGCTCAATCGTCTGCTTGTTGCTCCCCTTTACCTTCTCAGGTGGTCGTCGGGCTAGTTATGGAATTTGGCCACTTGTCGGTGGTACCAAAACTAACCTTAATTGTGCGACACAGCCAGCTGCTGTTCATAAAAGGTGGCTATCACTGTCCGCAACAGCACAAGAGGACAATAAGATCAGCATAGGGCCTCGTAAAGGAGGAGAAGCGGGAAATGACGAAAAGGATGGTGGAGTTGTCTACTATGGTCCTATCTCGAACACGATCAAGAAAGTGAAGCTTCTCTCCCTTTCAACTTGTTGTCTCTCTGTGTCTTTAGGCCCCGTCATAACCTTCATGACGTCTACTGATTCGAATGTGATACTAAAGGGAGCAGTTGCGTCTACTGTTATATTCTTCAGTGCTTCTACTACCGCTGCGCTTCACTGGTTTGTGAGCCCTTATATTCACAAACTGACGTGGAAACCAGGTTCAGATTCTTTTGAAGTGGAGATGATGTCTTGGCTGGCAACTTATATTCCAAAGACAATTAAGTTTTCAGATATCAGACCTCCTGAAACCAATAGACCTTTCGTTACATTCAAGGCTAACGGAAGCTTCTACTTTGTTGATGCCGAGCATTGTCACAACAAGGCGCTATTGGCAAAACTTACCCCGCAGAAACCAACTCATGAGTCAGCTTTTAAGAACTTGTGATGATGAGAAGAACATCTAGAATAATTTGAGGTTTGAGGTTTTTAAGATATTGTAATGCATGCGCACTATAAGTTTCAATACTTGGAGTCTTAGATATATAAGCTTAGGTGGCTGTCatctttattattgttattattatctttttataATGGTGGTCTTTACACCAGCTTACGTGTACCTAAACTAGCTTTGGTGGCTATTATATTTTGTCATGCTGTTGCAGTTTTTTttaaggggagccttggagcaacggtcaAGTTGTCTTCGCGTGATATATAGGTCACgtgttcgagccgtggaatcagccATTGATACTTGTATCAGGGTAGGTTACATCACACCCCCTTGGGGAGCGGCCCTTTTTCGGACCGTGAACGTGGAATGATTTATGCACCGGAATCGGATTGCCCTTTTAATGCCGTTGCAGTTTTCTTTCATAGTTCCTTTTGCTAGTGTCCAGAAATGGATGAAGAATGGGGGTCAGGGTGGTTGATTAGTCGGATTCATTTGTTTGAAAAACTCAGCATCAAATAAACTAATCTTGAATGCTCGAGAGACTATTGGTAGATAAGATAACTTACACAGGATGTATTTAACCAGTAGCAGCTAGCTGGTTTTTTCATGCACTAAATGCAAAATTGCTCCTAGTGGATAAGAAACGTTCGGTGATATCTTGGCCAAACATGTTGGACATATAATTTTTTGTTTGGTGGAAGACTAAGGTTGTGGCCTAGCGATAAATAACACGGGGTAAAAAATTGTAGACTATATGTCAAAATCCAATAGAGACAAAAATTATTAAGTGATTTCTTTTTATCTGCCTAAGTCTTGATGGGCAGAGTTACTCGATACCTACACTAACGCGAAGTAGCAGTTACTCAATGAAAAAGTCGAGGTGCACAAAAACTGACTCGAAACTTCGTGGACAAAAAGATGGTGTTGAGAAAATCAATGAGGTAGATTCTGCTTACCCATATATCAGCAGCTAATAAGTCACTTTTGAGTTGCTTAAATTGGAAAGTGAAAAAGATCTTGAGAATCTTGTTGGGTCATCGATAAGTTTTATTGAGATAATATTAGGTACTTCTAGAAAACCAAATagtaaatatttgaacaattgaAAAACTATCCAGGAGTCTATGTATTCAAAAGTAGGTGAATCTGCTGCCGTCATGTAGGATTGACCATTAAACGATCTACATTTTTAACTCAAAGTCAACTTAGACCATTTGATTTCTTAAGACATGAGTTTGTTTTTATACTACTAGAGTTGTGGAGCATATGGTCAAATTTTGGCTCCTCAACACCCACCCACCCACTCATTCACCCAAATAAAGAATAAATGTAGAATCTAATTTTTAaatgataatataaaaaaatgTTACACTATTAAATTCATTAAATTAAACTATAATATATCTGCTCATAATAAGCATAAATTGGTAAATAAAAAAGCTAGCTTATGAACATATTAAAGATGTACATAAAAACTCCTCTTCTTAGCTTTGATTGTGTATTGGTAAAATCTGGCTTTGACATGTGAGTAGTTTATATAGCGAGATGAATGAACGACAGAAGTCTGTCCCCACAAGAAATATCTTTAATCGGTAGCTTCTTTTTGGGGAGACAGAAGCAATGCCTCGGTGAAGCACTACGAGAACGACCCGGTAAATCTAGTGATGCAGTTGTAACCCAGAGTCTTGCTTGGTTTTCAATCATTTCCAAAATATTCGAGATCTACTTATATCCACTATGCCTGACGCTTATTTCACAACTGGCGAGTACCTCGGTAACTAATAACCATCCAGAGCAACATGTGGGAGTTAAATTAAGGATATGAACGTTAGGCTTAGGCTATAAATACCTCCAACCCGCACTTGTAATTCATTTAGATTCTGCTCTACTCATCCATTATTATAAGCTATTGTATTTCGCTCTTGTCAAACCGGGCAATCGATCTTTACTTTGTAGTACTGTGTCTCGTAAACAATCTCAATAagattatttttcttttgcttattcACTTTGACGatcatattatcattatcatttattaCTTATTTAGCCTAGTCAAGTGATTTATTTAATTAAGCTCTAATTTGAACCGATTATTAGTGACCTCATCAAATATAGATTCAACTATTTTATCCTGAAattatttttgggttaaacatATTGAAATTGATAGTTGTTGTGACCTTGTAATCTGTAAAATTGTTCTGATATATTGTTAGTATTATATCTCTTAAATTCGTAAAAGGAAAAAGTATAAAAAATTGCCATGAGTTAAAGAttatatatctatactatattaaaagcacgaaggcccttagcaaaatatcgtttgccttttttacccttttaaaatagagttcacactagacaaaatagtcatttaattattatcctaatatttaggactttaaaagaaactaaaatttcgattattaaatttttccttattgAATTAAGTAAGAAATCCTAATATTAAGGACTTTAAAatagatattatttaagagaagtAAGAGTATTACGTTTCTTTTCCTTATGTATACTCACGGTAATTTCCATAGAAATATGCTCACATTGATTCCTCTTATTAGGGAACCTATAATTCTAACAACATGTTTCTATATATTGTTAGCAAGAGGTTTTGTacctaattaaatatttattctaattattaaatGTAGTTTTCAATATTACATAAACCGATAAAGAGAATGATATTATGTTCGAGTACCAAAAAAGTTCGAAAATAATTTGTATCTTTTATACTATCATAAAAGCATGAAATCTCAACAAATAATTAAGTCTTTGAATTAATAAAGCAGCAAAAAAGTCAATTCAATTTTGTTTCAAAATTATCATGTAAGTAAACTTATTTGCCAAGTTGATAAAACTCTTAAGGTACACAAATTGTTTTACACGATAAGAGCATTTACCgtgaaataaataagaaaatagagcagaatttattataatatagtattaaaagttAAATTGATAAAATGCTATGTTGAAGTAATAAGGATATAACATAAGACAAAAAGTATTCAAAAAAGTGCCATtatcattttcctttctttttatatTCATTTCAATAAATGATAGCTCCCTATATTTTTCATATCGTATtgcattattttttataattcaaTATCAGCTACTAAGACTTTATATTGTTATTTATCAATATTTTTCTAGGGGCTATAGTTGTATCTCTTCACTCACAAATTTCTAAAAGACCAAAAGATTCAAATTCTTCAATttgttttattatctttgaataattattgtaaagtattttttttgttatttgtttataGTATTTGGTAATAAAGATAAGAATAATTTTCATAAGATACATATTTCATGTATCATAAATCATAATAAGACACATAAAGACTTATGTGGAgtaggatttatttatttaatgagCTAGCTTAGTGAGATTAACATTCATTATATTTAGAAACTtacatttttttctttgtttttcaataactcaaacacattatttaacaaatatatatataattttaaaaaaaaattatatttattgcTATAGGTACACGCGCGTACCCTAAAActagttatatatatacacacacgagGAAAAGCATGAAGTTGGCTGCATTCAGATTAGGAGAATCCCATTTCAACTTTTTCCTCTGTTCATTTATTAAGGTGTTGTTTATCAGTAATCTAACAAATAAAAGGACGGCAGATGAGTTATTTAATAAGTAGTATCTCTTTCCCTCGCTTATCCACTCCCTAGCTTCTCATTAATAACCAACGAATTTACtttttatacaaaaaaaaaaagttcggTTTACTGATCTCCTGCTATGCGAAAGGTCCTGGGAAAGGTCGGaccacaaggatctattgtacgcagccttaccctatatttctgcaagaggctgtttccacggcttgaaacCGTGACTTCCTGATCACATGTcaacaactttaccaattacatttataaaaaaaacaagaaagaaaacgATCACTTTTTACactattaaattatttaaaaccaACTACACATACTTTCTTAATGGCAAGTGCAAGTTGACAATAAAAAAAATGGTAACTTgcaatattcaattaaactaagaCAAACCCCTTTTTCTTAGCAAAGTATTCACCGATTcttcaaaaaattatattatataaaaattatttatactaTTAATAGAAATCCACATTTTCTTACCATCATCTCCATTGAAAAAAGTAAATTTTAATTATGCACTTTTGACTTATATAACTTTAAGAGCCCGTTTAGATGAACTTGTTGTAAGTGATTTTTAAATCAAAAGTCATAAGTTAGAAATTCtaatttttggcttatttttatcattttagcttaaaacgagtgcttaaaagtatttttttactttattcaaaCACTACAAAATGGCTTAAAAGCGATTTTGGTTTAAAAACAgttaaaataagccaatccaaaGGGGCTCAAAGTCTGTAACAACTCAATTCATTTTGTTCTTATGAATAATTATTGTCACTTCTAGTAAGATCAAAATTATTATTCATGCCGATAAAACTACATTCATCTCGTGGAATAAAATTTTCAACACATATTGCCTTCAATTATTCAACGAATAGTTTTTCAATATCATTTTATGTTGTCCTCTATTTTAATCTGTTTAAAAGAAAAACCATTTgatatatgaaaactgtttagCTTTGAAAAATTTCTATTATGCTCAATATTATAttcttataattataaaaatatcatTTCACGCTTAAATCACACATTATATGGTGCTTTTAATATGTATTTAACGGatattgtttttgaattttatatccaGTCAACAAACCATATAAAATTAAGCTGATGCAAATTTATCCTTCTGTAACTTGTCATATGGACGCGTGCAGAGAATTAATGCACAATCTAATGAATGCGAACAAAAAGCAAAGGCTACATTTTAATTCTAGCTTACGAAGAAAAAGCTCAACATCTCTCTCCACTCTCTCTCAGTAAAACTTCTGATATTTAGCGTTCTCTCTCTAGAAAATCATTACATACAACACTCACATTTTATACATACAAAACCCTAGCAACTCTCCGATCCTCTTCCGACGATCGTCCTCCATGCCGCCGGCGAGAGGAAACGGAGCTCCGATTCACTTCATTGATCTCAGCTGATTTCATTTTGATCCTTGCTCCTGAGTATTTTTGTGCTTTTGTCTAAGATTCTAGAAGAAATGTACAAAAACCAGCTGCAGGAGCTGGCACAAAGGAGTTGCTTCAACTTGCCGTCTTACACTTGTATTAGAGAAGGTCCGGATCACGCGCCGCGGTTCAAGGCTACTGTTAACTTCAATGGAGAAATCTTTGAGAGTCCGAATTACTGCTCTACACTTCGCCAGGCTGAGCACTCTGCTGCTGAGGTTGCATTAAATGCACTCGCTAATCGCGGTCCTTCCTACTCGCTTGCTGCTAGAATTCTGGTATTTATTTCCCCATTTTAGTGGCAAAATATTGGGGGTTTTCCCCAATCATTTGTTTCAGATGGACTTTTTACGCTTTGCCTTTTGCGATTGATTTTACTGAAATGAATCTCTTTTTTAAGTTTTTAGAATATTTAGGAGGTTTTGCTTGCGAGTATAAAAAGTATTTTACACAATCAggtcacttattagttaattacaGGTAAATCTCTTGATAAGCATTATTTGGTAAGTTGGTGAAAATGATAATTAATCTGCTATcaaaggtgaaggtaatttacACTGTAAGTGTATATAATTGAAATCCTTTGCCTAAATATATATGCATTAGTGACTTTTCGATTATAGTTCCAGTGAATATTGGTCATCTAGATTAAGAAGGTGGAATAAGTGTAGCCGTGTGAGGTAGCAAGGCTATTTTTAAGGGGGGAAATTTAGTTTTTTCTTTCTGGTTTTTATAATTGTAGTGGCTAGGGTAGCTTGCATGGGATACCTGCTATCTTCCAACAATACGGGTACCGGGTAACTCTGCCAACCAAGGTTATGGGAGAATTCACCTAATGTTGCTTCTAACAGGATTCAAACCATTAATGTATTTTCTTGATCACTACTACAGTTTTTCTTTATAAAACTTTTTTGCTAGATTTTTGGAGTCCAGAACTTTTGGAAGATAGTGCCAACTTCTAATGGTCTGTAGGCATTGGGTCTCATCATGTATTGCTGCATCATTTTTGTATCGTGCTCAATTTTGTAGTTAGGTAAACTTAATCCCCAAACAAATCTGAATCCCTGGCCAATATCACAAATATGCAGTAAAAATGACAGTGCAGGTAAGTAAGTCCGACATTTGTAAATCACAAATTGTGGCCTCCATGGATTTTATGTCATGACTAATTGTTTTGACTTAAAATATGGTTCTTACCATTAGTTGTGACAGTAGAAGGCTCATGGTTACTTTGGCATTTTGGTTTCTGATTCTTTAAACACTGATTTGCAGGATGAGACAGGGGTGTATAAGAATCTGTTACAGGAAGTTTCACAAAGAGTGGGAGCATCATTGCCAGCATATACGACTTTTAGATCTGGTCTAGGACATCTTCCTGTCTTTACCTGCACGGTAGAGTTGGCAGGCGTCACATTTACTGGCGAGCCAGCAAAAAATAAAAAGCAAGCTGAAAAGAATGCAGCCATGGCAGCTTGGTCGTCTCTGAAATTATGTAAGTGATTCCAATGTCTATTAACCAACTCATACTTGCTGCATGGATTATTTGGGAACCTTATTTCTTTATGAAGAAGTTATTGTAAAGCTGCATGTATGCATGTGTGTGGTGGCAGGGCTTATGGAGTTGTTATAAATGCCAAATCATGAATTGTGTGTGgatttagggtttttttttttggggaggGGGTTACCTTCTAAACTTATTTTACATCTGGTGTGAGACTCTGCATGTaagatgaatatatatatatatatatatatatatgtgtatatatatatatgtgtgtgtgtgtgtgtgttggttTAATATCAACTTTTAGTTTATCAAGTACTTGAATCTCTAACGGAATTCTTTTAAGGGTAAGTGGTAGATTTTTTAGGCTGACGGAACTGCAAAGATACGCAGAACAATAGCTGAGGTGAAACTACAGCAGAAGCAGAAGAGGGAGGAGCAAGAACGAAGAGACAATTGAAAGAGTGAATTCAGAATCTAGGGCTGGCAAATGGATGTATCTATTTGGATTGTAGTGGAAGCACAGAATATATACCTGATATTATCAGCTCtttagaaaataataaatatataccTGCTTATATAAAAGAATTAGCTTGTTGAAAAACTGATGAACAAAATCAGGATGGCTTCCATACAGACTAGCATATAGATGTTTAGATAGATAAGAGGATCAACAGTTAGCTAAGAGCTTAAGGTAAGACCTGGAGAATGAGGCTTCTTGGGAATCATGCAAAAAGTTATACGAGGATGAAAACCGGTCTTAtccttaaaaaaaatagaagaatatGAAGTAGAAATCAGTGAACCTAGTGAACTTGGAAATTTTCTGTGAAGTATTTAGCTAGGCTCTTGTTGATTCCAAATTTACCCCTCCCAACCGCCACCACCCCAATCCAAAAAGGGGCTAGAAATTACATTGACCCAATCCACCACCTGCCTGTTTTTCCTTTGTACAAAGTTGCATACATCACAATTACCACCACCCCAACCCAAAAAGGGGGTAGAATCTTGACCCAACCCACCACCTGCCTGTTTGCCTTTTATATATGGTTGCATACATTACAATTACCCAGACACTTTCTTCTGGTCTTCCCAGCATTGCTGAATATTCGAGCAATTAAAAAGATTAAACCAGATATTTCTCTTCTATCTGAGCTTCGTGACTTTCTTGTCCGGCATATTCATTAAAAATGATAAGCTTAGGAGGTCCAGGGATTTCCAACCTTCTAGTAACGACCTTGTTGAGAAGGATTTAAGTGCTAGAATATCATCAGTGCTGGCATGGCGTATCAAATTTTGGAAGTTCTATGGTACGAAAACTTTCAGTGCTGCAATCTAATGGTTTCCTGAATGCTTGTGCTTGCAAATCATTACATTTttagtttctatttttttttaattagatAGATATTCACTTTGTACACTGATGATAAGCTTTAATCTGTATTTTACTTTCATGAATTATAAGTTGCACTATTCTGCATGACATTCTTCTATTATTTGTCTATCAGTAGCGCAGCAGTCTGAAAGTTCAAAACCAGACCGAGGAAGAAATGATGAGCAAGAGCATGTAACTGTTGCACGTGCACTACAAAGGTATATTATGAAGGCAAGGCTGGCTAGAATATCATTCCCAATTAAATTTCCAACACCCAATCCAAGACCAAGTGTACAACAGGCTCCATCTACAACGTCAAAACTCCTTCCCCTAATATGTCCTAGAACAGCTCCTCGCAGTAGGCCGGTCAGTCCATTATGTCTAAAACCTGCTACTCAAAGTAGACCCTTTGATACTACAGAAAGCGACACATCATTGAGTCCAAGGACTGCTCAAGCCATAAGTGCCATTTTAAGTGACAGCTTTTCTGTAGATAGCCACAAGGTTCGAGCGGAGAAGTTCCCCGCTGCTAGTGCAGCCCCATATATTCCTGTCAGGCATTTTGGCCCACACCATCGAATGGCTCCTCCAGTGACCATACGGAATGCAATTCATGTTTACTCTGCACCACCGCTTCCTCCACCATCTAGGTCGCCAAGTGTTATAAGGTCTCCGGGTCTGGGAGTGGCACCACCTGTCTGTGTAAGACAGGCAATGCCGGTTTATGCTGCACCCCCTATTCGGGCAGAAAAGCTCCCCACATTAGATACAGCACTTCAAGTAGTGGAGCCTACCTTTTCTAAAGCTCCACCTGTTCAAGTTGAAGAACCAGTAGCTTCAGAGGGACCTGAAATTCCGGTACATGAATTACCAACTTGTAAAGCAGTGCCAGGCAAGCCAGAATTGGCACATGAACATTCTGAAGAGCAACCATGTTCCCAACTCCAACCGACTAAGAGAGAGGAGCCAGttgactttgaaatttcaagGAGCGTGACAATACCTGTGGAAGGAACAAAGACTGCAGCTGAGGAGAAGCCACAGGAGTCTctagaaattgagaatttgaaacAACTAAAGATATGATGTATTGTCAGGCATGGGATGGTTCGGACTGCAGAACCTTCAATAGGCTTTCGTACTAGGATTTAGTTTGTATGTTCTTATGTAGTCTTTAAAAAAAAGTCTAAATCTGTCAGTCTGCTTTCACAATTTTCATTTGGAATAGTTTTATTGAGATAGTTGTAGCTACCTTTTTACCGCAGTTCCTTTACAGTTCAATACCAGCAATTCTATGAAATTACTTGCAGCTAGTTGGATATATAGTTATAATACCAGTCAAAGGGCTTTATCGAATAACAGTTAGTagcaaaaatgccaaaaaagagacCTCTCAAAACTAGAGTTTCACCTCATGTGTATATGCTTGTAGCTTCGGTAATCCGTTGAAAATGCAGTATCGTTTCACTTTATTAAAAAGTAAGATGTCGAGTTCTCTTACTGTTCCTTTAAATCCCTCTTTGCTGGCGATTGTAGTAGATTTCATTAGGAACTGTCCTTCGAGCTTCATCCAACTTAAATGTATAGATAAATCGAAAAAGGCCTAAAATTACCCTTATACTATTTGAAATATACCACTTTTGTCCTGCGTTAAATTTTAGTAccaagaatatttgcataaatATCCGAAATTTGCCAGAGTCTGAAAAAATACATAACTCGAGTTTAAGGCCTCCATGCTAGAACTGTCATTGCTCGAGAAGAAAGACAGCAAGATGGAAGTACGGACTCAGTTAGGAGTTCAGGCAACACTGATACGTAGGAAAATATAGTGTCCAAATTAAAAGGAGTGTTTTTGCATCTACTAAAGAACATGCTTGACTATTCAATACAAAAGGTTCCTGTACATACTGTACATGCATCACAAACCTTTACCTGAACAGAACAGCCACAAAAGTACGAACTTGTCTGGCGGATTAACATGAAGAGACCTAGATTTTGTCGACAATTGATGTAGTAACTGAAGCTATATGTGCACATGAAACTTGACAATCGACCGtgactacactctacacttcaaGAAGAGAAGCCAGCTTCCATTGCACGATATATTGAAGCAGTGTCAAACCGGAAGTTTCTGAAGCTTTTGCCAGGACCTGTGTCTGGGGGATGTGCATCAGCTGCAGGCTTGTTCAATTGAATCTCAGTTAAAACTGAGCTGCTCCCAGTGGAACTATTCTTTGCGTTCCATACACTTTTTCCTACATAAAAGAACTAAACCTTATCAgcaaattgtataaaaattaatATGCTGTGTCCTAAGCACAAGATATTAAACGAAAGTTAGCATTATAACTCCCACTGGACTAATGTAATGCATAAAGCTTAGGCTTTTGATAAAATGCTGACTGAGCTTTTCTTTCTATAGCTAGTTGAATGTATTGGAGGTAAGTGTAACTACTATCATACTTCCCAACTTTTTTCTTTAAGCAACTGAGAGGGTGGGTGACATTTTCTTAATCAGATTAGATTTGGTGAGCTCAATTTAGACCTTATGCAATCACATTCTACTCTTTCCTGTAAGTCATTGACTATTCATAGTTATTAATCCCTCTGTTTCAGTTTATACGGCGTTGTTTGATTGGGCACAAAATGTAAGAGAGAAATGAAGACTTTGAAGGTCGTggttttttaatttcttttgagaaagactttga
The sequence above is drawn from the Nicotiana tabacum cultivar K326 chromosome 13, ASM71507v2, whole genome shotgun sequence genome and encodes:
- the LOC107808588 gene encoding uncharacterized protein LOC107808588; the protein is MKEPKNLSGKRRFQLWVFASELTMPRGALFRLVRSQANYLKSRNFQSGGRRASYGIWPLVGGTKTNLNCATQPAAVHKRWLSLSATAQEDNKISIGPRKGGEAGNDEKDGGVVYYGPISNTIKKVKLLSLSTCCLSVSLGPVITFMTSTDSNVILKGAVASTVIFFSASTTAALHWFVSPYIHKLTWKPGSDSFEVEMMSWLATYIPKTIKFSDIRPPETNRPFVTFKANGSFYFVDAEHCHNKALLAKLTPQKPTHESAFKNL
- the LOC107808595 gene encoding double-stranded RNA-binding protein 2, translated to MYKNQLQELAQRSCFNLPSYTCIREGPDHAPRFKATVNFNGEIFESPNYCSTLRQAEHSAAEVALNALANRGPSYSLAARILDETGVYKNLLQEVSQRVGASLPAYTTFRSGLGHLPVFTCTVELAGVTFTGEPAKNKKQAEKNAAMAAWSSLKLLAQQSESSKPDRGRNDEQEHVTVARALQRYIMKARLARISFPIKFPTPNPRPSVQQAPSTTSKLLPLICPRTAPRSRPVSPLCLKPATQSRPFDTTESDTSLSPRTAQAISAILSDSFSVDSHKVRAEKFPAASAAPYIPVRHFGPHHRMAPPVTIRNAIHVYSAPPLPPPSRSPSVIRSPGLGVAPPVCVRQAMPVYAAPPIRAEKLPTLDTALQVVEPTFSKAPPVQVEEPVASEGPEIPVHELPTCKAVPGKPELAHEHSEEQPCSQLQPTKREEPVDFEISRSVTIPVEGTKTAAEEKPQESLEIENLKQLKI